A window of the Polaribacter batillariae genome harbors these coding sequences:
- a CDS encoding helix-turn-helix transcriptional regulator has product MYKKYYKKQHQKIIKENLRQLEIQKIQADKEVIRLRNEKLSQEIEAKNRELAISTMSIIKRNEFLRSIKKELKNTNEIDETNPVFKLIEKNLNSTKDWDFFREAFNNADKDFLKRAKKLHPDLTHNNLKFCAYLRLNLSSKEIAPLLNISVKSVEIRRYRLRKKLNLPHETNLTDYILSI; this is encoded by the coding sequence TTGTATAAAAAATATTATAAAAAACAACACCAAAAAATAATAAAAGAGAATTTAAGACAATTAGAAATTCAGAAAATTCAAGCAGATAAAGAAGTAATACGTTTAAGAAACGAGAAGTTGAGCCAAGAAATTGAAGCAAAGAATAGAGAGTTGGCAATTTCTACAATGAGTATTATAAAACGAAACGAATTTTTACGAAGCATTAAAAAAGAACTAAAAAACACTAATGAAATTGATGAAACAAACCCTGTCTTTAAATTAATTGAAAAAAATTTAAACAGTACAAAAGATTGGGACTTTTTTAGAGAGGCTTTTAATAATGCCGATAAAGATTTCTTAAAACGCGCAAAAAAATTGCATCCAGACTTAACACATAACAATCTAAAATTTTGTGCTTATTTAAGATTAAATTTGTCTTCCAAAGAAATAGCACCATTATTAAATATTTCTGTAAAAAGTGTAGAAATTAGAAGATATAGATTAAGAAAAAAGCTCAATTTGCCACACGAAACAAACTTAACAGACTATATTTTGAGTATTTAA
- a CDS encoding IS982 family transposase: MIIYSKITEIFCLVDEFCKEYDQIVSKHLLGNPSKRPSVMSNSEVITITILFQLSGFRTFKHFYVYYLQKHMQDDFPATVSYNRFTELMQQNLMPMTLFLKTCCLGNSTGISFVDSTPVRVCSPKRIKNNKVFKGIATTGKSTIGWFHGFKLHIVINDKGEILNFCITQANVDDRTPLKKKSFLDKIYGKLYADKGYVGKDLMQLLFADGLHLITHIKNNMKNSLMTMSDKILLRKRSVIETVNDELKNICQIEHSRHRSFTNFLSNIIAGLIAYSFLPKKPAIKYQTVKSNQLTIY; the protein is encoded by the coding sequence ATGATAATCTACTCTAAAATTACTGAAATTTTCTGTCTTGTTGATGAATTTTGTAAAGAATATGACCAAATAGTCAGTAAACACCTTTTAGGCAATCCATCAAAACGTCCCAGTGTTATGTCAAATAGCGAGGTAATTACCATTACCATTTTGTTTCAGCTTAGTGGTTTTAGGACCTTTAAACACTTTTACGTGTATTACTTGCAAAAGCATATGCAAGATGATTTCCCAGCTACAGTTTCATACAATAGATTTACAGAACTCATGCAGCAAAACCTCATGCCAATGACTTTATTTTTAAAGACATGTTGTTTAGGTAATTCTACGGGTATTTCTTTTGTAGATTCTACACCTGTTAGAGTTTGCAGCCCCAAACGAATTAAGAATAATAAAGTATTTAAAGGCATTGCAACCACTGGAAAATCCACTATAGGATGGTTCCATGGCTTTAAATTGCATATCGTTATAAATGATAAAGGTGAAATCCTAAACTTCTGCATAACCCAAGCTAATGTTGATGATAGAACGCCATTAAAAAAGAAGTCTTTTTTAGATAAAATTTATGGTAAGTTATATGCGGACAAAGGTTATGTTGGAAAAGATTTAATGCAGTTACTTTTTGCTGATGGATTGCATTTAATTACTCATATTAAAAACAATATGAAGAATTCTTTAATGACAATGAGTGATAAAATTTTACTGCGTAAACGCTCTGTTATTGAAACCGTAAATGACGAACTCAAAAATATTTGTCAAATTGAACATTCTAGACATAGAAGTTTTACTAATTTCTTGTCAAACATAATCGCAGGTCTTATTGCATATAGCTTTTTACCAAAAAAACCTGCTATAAAATATCAGACTGTAAAGTCTAATCAGTTGACAATTTATTAA
- a CDS encoding two-component regulator propeller domain-containing protein yields MKKLFFLFILSFSSILFGQEIPPILKFLPEDYHSENQNWAITQNKDKFIYVANNEGLLEYNGARWKLYPSPNNTIIRSLLSENHKIYSGAYMEFGFWETHKNGFLEYTSLSENIKEKLIEDENIWNIKKFDHWVLFQSFHRLYFYNTKTQEINFLSDSNNYYRIFNINNVIYIFKKDGNLVELVNGKEKIIATIPKEFNVKLVLSIFKNEAGFLLLTRNEGFFQIKNKKVNKWKTSFSDVVKKYQIFCGIRLKDRSFMLGTISNGILHLSKNGKIINKIDQPIGLVNNTVLSLFEDADGNVWSALDNGINCLNMQSFIREYNDDNGDFGTTYCSVKYKDKIYIGTNQGLFYKQANKNSTLKKVVGINGQVWSLFIADEDLLCGHTSGTYQIKEDKALPISIFSGTWNFRKIGNNPKKKLQGHYSGLSILEKNNNTWSVLYKIKGFNNSARFFEILGTTVWVNHEYKGVYKLTSIDSFKTFNKVKLLSKVEKGKGSGLALYDHNLLYSYQKGIFKLDKNKQDFKKDSTYSQLFTEKEFVSGKLITDKRNRLWSFNKSTISYLEKTPIKGRVSVKFIPIQNYLRKTTVSFENISNIAKNEYLVGKTNGYLLLDLDKKEDQPHFIYWNKINIKNSKSEIKNISFQKSGNFKDDEKSIFFKFSTPVYNKYEFINYQYRLNSKSWVDLGNTSELSFENLSFKNYKIEIRSIIGNQVSENILSYTFKPEFD; encoded by the coding sequence TTGAAAAAACTATTTTTTTTATTTATACTCTCTTTTTCTTCAATATTATTCGGTCAAGAAATTCCGCCAATTTTAAAATTTCTGCCAGAAGATTATCATTCAGAAAACCAAAATTGGGCAATTACACAAAATAAAGATAAATTTATCTATGTAGCGAATAACGAGGGGTTACTGGAATATAATGGAGCAAGATGGAAGCTATACCCTTCTCCAAATAACACCATTATTCGATCGTTGTTGTCTGAGAATCATAAAATATATAGTGGTGCTTATATGGAGTTTGGGTTTTGGGAAACCCACAAAAACGGATTCTTAGAATACACTTCTTTATCAGAAAACATCAAAGAAAAACTAATTGAAGATGAGAATATATGGAATATAAAAAAGTTCGATCATTGGGTTTTGTTTCAATCTTTTCATCGCTTATATTTCTACAACACAAAAACTCAAGAAATAAATTTCTTGTCCGATTCGAATAATTACTACAGAATTTTTAACATTAATAATGTTATTTATATTTTTAAAAAAGATGGAAATTTAGTTGAGCTTGTAAACGGAAAAGAGAAAATAATTGCCACAATTCCTAAAGAATTTAATGTAAAGTTAGTGCTTTCTATTTTTAAAAACGAAGCAGGTTTTCTTTTGTTGACAAGAAATGAAGGTTTTTTTCAAATAAAAAATAAGAAAGTAAATAAATGGAAGACATCATTTTCTGATGTTGTAAAAAAGTATCAAATTTTTTGCGGTATTCGTTTAAAAGATCGAAGCTTTATGTTAGGAACAATTTCAAACGGAATTCTTCATCTTTCTAAAAACGGAAAAATAATTAACAAAATAGACCAACCAATAGGCTTAGTAAATAACACCGTTTTATCTTTGTTTGAAGATGCAGATGGCAATGTTTGGTCCGCTTTAGATAACGGAATAAATTGCTTAAATATGCAATCTTTTATTCGTGAATATAATGATGATAATGGCGATTTTGGTACCACCTATTGTTCTGTAAAATATAAAGACAAAATTTATATAGGAACCAATCAAGGGTTATTTTACAAGCAAGCGAATAAAAATTCAACCTTAAAAAAAGTAGTAGGAATAAATGGGCAAGTTTGGTCTTTATTTATTGCTGATGAAGATTTGTTGTGTGGGCATACTTCTGGAACATATCAAATTAAAGAAGACAAAGCATTACCTATTTCTATATTTTCAGGAACTTGGAATTTTCGAAAAATTGGTAACAATCCGAAAAAAAAATTGCAAGGGCATTATTCCGGATTAAGTATTTTAGAGAAAAATAACAATACTTGGAGTGTACTATATAAAATAAAAGGGTTTAATAATTCTGCACGTTTTTTCGAAATTTTGGGCACTACAGTTTGGGTAAATCACGAATACAAAGGAGTTTATAAATTAACATCAATAGATAGTTTTAAAACATTTAATAAAGTTAAATTACTTTCTAAAGTTGAAAAAGGAAAAGGTTCGGGATTGGCTTTGTATGATCATAATTTATTATACAGTTATCAAAAAGGAATTTTTAAGTTAGATAAAAACAAACAAGATTTTAAAAAAGATAGCACTTATAGTCAGCTTTTTACAGAAAAAGAATTTGTTTCAGGAAAATTAATTACCGATAAAAGAAATCGATTATGGTCCTTTAATAAAAGCACCATTAGTTATTTAGAAAAAACACCCATAAAAGGTAGGGTTTCTGTGAAGTTTATTCCAATTCAAAATTATTTAAGAAAAACAACAGTTAGTTTCGAGAATATTTCGAACATCGCTAAAAATGAATATCTAGTTGGAAAAACAAATGGTTATTTGTTGTTAGATTTAGATAAAAAAGAAGACCAACCCCATTTTATTTATTGGAACAAAATCAATATTAAAAATTCAAAATCAGAGATTAAAAATATTTCTTTTCAAAAATCAGGTAATTTTAAAGATGATGAAAAATCGATATTTTTTAAATTTAGTACTCCAGTTTATAATAAATACGAATTTATAAATTATCAATACAGGCTTAATTCGAAAAGCTGGGTTGATTTAGGAAATACCTCCGAGCTTTCATTTGAAAACCTTTCATTTAAAAATTATAAAATAGAAATAAGATCGATCATTGGAAATCAGGTTTCAGAAAATATTTTAAGTTATACTTTTAAACCTGAGTTCGATTAA
- a CDS encoding MIP/aquaporin family protein → MTAFVAEIIGTFLLILLGGGVVANVVLEKTKSNDLGWMVITTAWGFAVFVGVSVAGPYSGAHLNPAVSIGLALAGRFEWSLVLSYIIAQFIGAMLGAFMVWVVYRDHFKATEDGSLKKAVFCTSPAIRNFSSNLISEIVGCFVLVFVVLYFTNANLNDVNNGSIPIGLGSLGAMPVAILVWVIGLSLGGTTGYAINPARDLGPRIIHAILPIKNKANSDWSYSWIPVVGPIIGAVLAGFLSLILSQ, encoded by the coding sequence ATGACAGCATTTGTAGCAGAAATAATAGGAACGTTTTTGTTAATTCTATTAGGTGGAGGCGTAGTTGCCAATGTAGTTTTGGAGAAAACAAAATCGAACGATTTAGGTTGGATGGTTATTACAACAGCTTGGGGTTTTGCTGTTTTTGTAGGGGTTTCTGTTGCAGGGCCCTATAGTGGTGCACATTTAAACCCAGCAGTAAGTATTGGTTTGGCGCTCGCAGGAAGATTTGAGTGGAGTTTAGTTTTAAGTTATATTATTGCCCAATTTATAGGAGCAATGTTAGGTGCTTTTATGGTTTGGGTGGTTTATAGAGATCATTTTAAAGCAACAGAAGATGGAAGTTTAAAAAAAGCGGTATTTTGTACTTCGCCAGCGATAAGAAATTTTTCTAGTAATTTAATTAGTGAAATTGTAGGCTGTTTTGTTTTGGTTTTTGTGGTTTTATATTTTACAAATGCAAATTTAAATGATGTTAATAATGGATCAATACCAATTGGTTTAGGTTCTTTAGGTGCAATGCCAGTAGCAATTTTAGTTTGGGTAATTGGTTTGTCTTTAGGAGGTACAACTGGGTATGCTATTAACCCAGCAAGAGATTTAGGCCCAAGAATTATACATGCAATTTTGCCAATAAAAAACAAAGCTAACAGCGATTGGAGTTATTCTTGGATTCCTGTTGTTGGTCCCATTATTGGAGCCGTTTTAGCAGGTTTTTTATCTTTAATTTTGTCGCAATAA
- the glpK gene encoding glycerol kinase GlpK, which produces MSKYILALDQGTTSSRAIVFDKQGNIKSIAQKEFTQIFPKPGWVEHDAVEIWSTQAGVAAEAIASKGLDMEDIAAIGITNQRETVVVWNKNTGKPVCNAIVWQDKRTSNYCDELKADGKSKMIKEKTGLVIDSYFSGTKVKWILDNVEGAREKAENGELLLGTIDSWLVWNFSKKQKHITDVTNACRTLLFNINTMDWDDELLELLTIPKSMLPEVKQSSEIYGHTKSTFFDCNIPIAGIAGDQQAALFGQMCTQKGMVKNTYGTGCFMLMNIGNKPIVSKNNLLTTVAWKINGKTTYAFEGSVFIAGAAVQWLRDGLKIIRNSSEVESLANSVEDSDGVYFVPSFAGLGAPHWNQKAQGTMFGLTRGTTDAHIARATLDAIAYQSMDILKAMEADAKITIKELRVDGGATVNNTLMQFQSDVLNTKTVRPKVIETTAMGAAFLAGLAVGFWKSEEEIQEIWQIHETFKPSKKRKKIEKNIKGWYKAIAALEYWTNN; this is translated from the coding sequence ATGAGCAAATATATTTTAGCATTAGACCAAGGAACCACAAGCTCGAGAGCTATTGTTTTCGATAAACAAGGAAATATAAAATCGATTGCTCAAAAAGAATTTACCCAAATTTTTCCAAAACCAGGATGGGTGGAACACGATGCAGTAGAAATTTGGTCCACACAAGCAGGCGTTGCTGCAGAGGCAATTGCTAGTAAAGGTTTAGATATGGAAGATATTGCTGCGATTGGCATTACAAATCAGCGAGAAACTGTAGTGGTGTGGAATAAAAATACTGGAAAACCAGTATGCAATGCCATTGTTTGGCAAGATAAAAGAACCTCTAATTATTGTGATGAGTTAAAAGCTGATGGGAAATCTAAAATGATTAAAGAAAAAACAGGTTTAGTAATAGATTCTTACTTTTCTGGTACAAAAGTAAAATGGATTTTAGATAATGTAGAAGGGGCAAGAGAAAAAGCAGAAAACGGAGAATTACTGCTAGGAACCATCGATTCTTGGCTGGTGTGGAATTTTTCAAAAAAACAAAAACATATTACAGATGTAACAAATGCATGTAGAACTTTACTATTCAATATAAACACAATGGATTGGGATGATGAGTTGTTAGAGTTACTTACAATTCCGAAGTCTATGTTGCCAGAAGTAAAACAATCTAGCGAAATTTACGGACATACAAAATCTACTTTTTTCGACTGTAATATACCTATTGCAGGAATTGCAGGAGACCAACAAGCCGCACTTTTTGGGCAAATGTGTACCCAAAAAGGAATGGTAAAAAACACCTATGGAACAGGTTGTTTTATGTTAATGAATATTGGTAATAAACCCATTGTTTCAAAAAACAATTTATTAACCACAGTGGCTTGGAAAATTAATGGTAAAACAACTTATGCTTTTGAGGGAAGCGTTTTTATTGCAGGTGCTGCTGTACAATGGCTAAGAGATGGATTAAAAATTATTAGAAATTCATCAGAAGTAGAATCTTTGGCAAATTCTGTAGAAGATTCAGATGGTGTTTATTTTGTACCATCCTTTGCAGGTTTAGGTGCACCACACTGGAACCAAAAAGCACAAGGCACCATGTTTGGTTTAACAAGAGGTACAACAGATGCGCATATTGCAAGAGCAACTTTAGATGCCATAGCCTACCAATCTATGGATATTTTAAAGGCGATGGAAGCAGATGCCAAAATTACTATTAAAGAATTAAGAGTAGATGGAGGTGCAACCGTTAATAATACCTTAATGCAATTTCAATCGGACGTTTTAAATACAAAAACAGTTAGACCAAAAGTAATAGAAACTACAGCAATGGGAGCTGCTTTTTTAGCAGGTTTGGCAGTTGGTTTTTGGAAAAGCGAAGAAGAAATTCAAGAAATTTGGCAAATTCACGAAACTTTTAAGCCGTCTAAAAAAAGAAAAAAAATAGAAAAGAATATTAAAGGTTGGTACAAGGCAATAGCAGCTTTAGAATATTGGACAAATAACTAA
- a CDS encoding sulfatase family protein, translated as MKKNLILWLIVTLISCKKEVVEKIKKPNVLFIVVDDQGYADFTPFKINEENVATPNITRLGNKGKVYTQAYVTAPVCSPSRVGFLTGKNQFRWDKPASWGPGLPDKVKTVAEYLKEAGYATAKIGKNDMGRKFHRNDVREYPINHGFDEFLGFSAHAHDYWLNSQKIKDITPDPFGTSALLGPLMHNMGEKSYDKGYLTDIFSDEAIKYIKERDAEKPFFLMLSYSAVHHLIHEVPKKYLDKYGVKEIPNYHPDSLIAYGKKKAGTYAAYYDKYSRVGDLKSDQLRKYYLANLNCLDDNIGRVLDVLSEEKIDKETIIVFISDNGGSPLTGANNAPLTGGKYALFEGGIRVPMALVWSGKVEANSTQNTYVSATDILPTLVEAAGVKLTDNTIDGRSLLSKPDNERLLVWKWRKNWAVRKGDWKLTNAKENHWKSEPTEYYIPPIVDNRELKLFNVNKDAGERKNLASKYPEKVQELKKMYDDWYEANQGKY; from the coding sequence ATGAAAAAAAATCTAATTTTATGGCTAATCGTAACACTTATTTCTTGTAAGAAAGAGGTTGTAGAGAAAATTAAAAAACCTAATGTTTTATTTATTGTAGTAGATGATCAAGGATATGCAGATTTTACCCCTTTTAAAATAAATGAAGAAAATGTTGCAACACCAAATATTACCAGATTAGGAAATAAAGGCAAAGTTTATACCCAAGCTTACGTAACAGCACCAGTTTGTAGTCCTTCTAGGGTTGGTTTTTTAACAGGTAAAAATCAATTTCGTTGGGACAAACCAGCAAGTTGGGGGCCAGGTTTGCCAGATAAAGTAAAAACAGTTGCAGAATATTTAAAAGAAGCAGGGTATGCAACTGCAAAAATTGGTAAAAATGATATGGGGAGAAAATTCCATAGAAATGATGTGAGAGAATACCCAATAAACCATGGTTTTGATGAGTTTTTAGGATTCAGCGCTCACGCACACGATTATTGGCTAAATTCTCAAAAAATAAAAGACATCACTCCAGATCCTTTTGGAACCAGTGCTTTGCTTGGGCCTTTAATGCATAATATGGGCGAAAAAAGTTACGATAAAGGTTATTTAACGGATATTTTTTCTGATGAAGCCATTAAATATATAAAAGAAAGAGATGCTGAAAAACCTTTTTTTTTAATGCTTTCTTACAGTGCAGTTCATCATTTAATTCACGAAGTTCCAAAAAAGTATTTAGATAAATATGGAGTTAAAGAAATTCCGAATTACCACCCAGATAGTTTAATTGCCTATGGAAAGAAAAAAGCAGGAACCTATGCTGCTTATTACGACAAATATTCGAGAGTTGGCGATTTAAAATCAGATCAGTTAAGAAAATATTATTTGGCAAATTTAAACTGTTTAGACGATAATATTGGTCGTGTTTTAGATGTTTTATCTGAAGAAAAAATAGACAAAGAAACCATTATTGTTTTTATTTCAGATAATGGAGGCTCTCCATTAACAGGGGCAAATAATGCGCCTTTAACAGGTGGGAAATATGCACTTTTCGAAGGTGGAATACGTGTGCCAATGGCATTGGTTTGGAGTGGAAAAGTAGAAGCAAATTCTACACAAAACACTTATGTTTCTGCAACCGATATTTTACCTACTTTAGTAGAAGCTGCAGGTGTAAAATTAACAGATAACACGATTGATGGAAGAAGTTTACTCTCGAAACCAGATAACGAACGTTTATTGGTATGGAAATGGAGAAAAAACTGGGCAGTTAGAAAAGGAGATTGGAAATTAACCAATGCCAAAGAAAATCACTGGAAAAGTGAGCCTACAGAATATTATATTCCGCCAATTGTAGATAACAGAGAGTTGAAGTTGTTCAATGTAAATAAAGATGCTGGAGAACGTAAAAATTTAGCTTCTAAATATCCAGAAAAAGTTCAAGAGTTGAAAAAAATGTATGATGATTGGTATGAAGCAAATCAAGGAAAATATTGA
- the miaB gene encoding tRNA (N6-isopentenyl adenosine(37)-C2)-methylthiotransferase MiaB, with protein sequence MEPIEKVIDERIQGKALVTENKKENTKKLFIESYGCQMNMNDSEIVASILDKQGYNTTQILEEADLVLVNTCSIREKAETTVRRRLQKYNAVKKINPKMKVGVLGCMAERLKEKFLEEEKIVDLVVGPDAYRDIPNLLEDVSEGRDAVNVILSKEETYGDVSPVRLNTNGVSAFVSITRGCDNMCTFCVVPFTRGRERSRDPKSILEEIQSMVNQNYKEITLLGQNVDSFLWYGGGLKKDFKKASEIAQATAVGFAELLDMCATRFPKTRFRFSTSNPQDMSLDVIHVMAKHKNICKYIHLPVQSGSNAMLKAMNRQHTREEYMELVDNIFKIVPEMALSQDMIVGFCGETEQDHQDTLDLMRYVKYDFGFMFAYSERPGTLAGKKMEDNVPLAVKKRRLKEVIDLQQEHSLYRTQQHLGKIEEVLIEGTSKKNPNEWKGRNTQNTVIVFPKEHYKLGDFVNVKVKDCTSATLKGVAVGYSKNN encoded by the coding sequence ATGGAACCAATCGAAAAAGTTATCGACGAAAGAATACAAGGAAAAGCCCTTGTAACTGAAAATAAAAAAGAAAATACTAAGAAATTATTTATTGAAAGTTACGGCTGTCAAATGAATATGAATGATAGTGAAATAGTCGCTTCAATCTTAGACAAACAAGGGTACAATACCACCCAAATTTTAGAGGAAGCCGACTTGGTTTTGGTAAATACTTGTTCTATTCGCGAAAAAGCGGAAACTACAGTTCGTAGGCGTTTGCAAAAATACAATGCTGTAAAAAAAATAAATCCTAAAATGAAAGTTGGGGTTTTGGGTTGCATGGCAGAACGTTTGAAAGAAAAATTTTTAGAGGAAGAAAAAATTGTTGATTTGGTTGTTGGGCCAGATGCGTATAGAGATATTCCTAATTTATTAGAAGACGTTAGCGAAGGTAGAGATGCTGTTAACGTTATTTTATCGAAAGAAGAAACCTATGGAGATGTTTCGCCTGTTCGATTAAACACAAATGGTGTTTCTGCATTTGTTTCTATTACAAGAGGTTGCGACAATATGTGTACTTTTTGTGTAGTTCCTTTTACTCGTGGACGCGAAAGAAGTCGCGATCCTAAAAGTATTTTAGAGGAAATTCAATCTATGGTAAATCAAAATTATAAAGAAATTACACTACTTGGTCAAAATGTAGATAGCTTTCTTTGGTATGGTGGAGGTTTAAAAAAAGATTTTAAAAAAGCATCTGAAATAGCACAAGCAACAGCTGTAGGTTTTGCAGAATTGTTAGACATGTGTGCTACAAGATTCCCAAAAACACGTTTTCGTTTTTCGACTTCTAACCCTCAAGACATGAGTTTAGATGTAATTCATGTAATGGCAAAACATAAAAATATTTGTAAATACATTCATTTACCTGTACAAAGCGGAAGTAATGCCATGTTAAAAGCCATGAATAGGCAACACACACGTGAAGAATATATGGAGTTGGTTGACAATATCTTTAAAATTGTACCAGAAATGGCTTTGTCACAAGATATGATTGTTGGTTTTTGTGGTGAAACTGAGCAAGACCATCAAGATACTTTAGATTTAATGAGGTATGTAAAATACGATTTTGGTTTTATGTTTGCTTATTCTGAAAGACCTGGAACTCTCGCAGGAAAAAAGATGGAAGACAATGTGCCTCTTGCTGTAAAAAAACGCAGATTAAAAGAAGTAATCGATTTACAGCAAGAACATTCTTTATACAGAACACAACAACATTTAGGTAAAATAGAAGAAGTTTTAATTGAAGGAACTTCTAAGAAAAACCCCAATGAATGGAAAGGAAGAAACACACAAAATACAGTAATTGTTTTTCCAAAAGAACACTATAAATTGGGCGATTTTGTAAATGTTAAAGTTAAAGATTGTACGTCTGCTACGTTAAAAGGAGTTGCTGTTGGTTATTCTAAAAACAATTAA
- a CDS encoding sigma-54 interaction domain-containing protein, with product MENLQAIKQRFGIIGNDIQLNRAIEKAVRVAPTDISVLVTGESGVGKESIPKIIHSLSHRKHAKYIAVNCGAIPEGTIDSELFGHEKGSFTGATQDRKGYFEVADGGTIFLDEVGELPLTTQVRLLRVLENGEFIKVGSSTTQKTNVRIVAATNVNMQQAIEKERFREDLYYRLSTVEIHLPALRERNEDIHLLFRKFASDFAQKYRMPSIRLDESAVKELLGYRFPGNIRQLKNLAEQISVIEEGRNITGEKLKQYLPDNSGHLPAIIGGKKESDFSSERDIMYKILFDMRNDINDLKKLTLDLMKKNGNIEEIEEENHHLLEKIYSDKELKEHNIEVLNIPQTSPSKKGYDFIETIEEDESLSLQDKEIEMIKKSLEKNNNKRKLAAKELGISERTLYRKIKQYDL from the coding sequence ATGGAAAACTTACAAGCAATAAAACAACGTTTTGGAATTATTGGAAACGATATTCAGTTAAACAGAGCCATAGAAAAAGCGGTGCGTGTTGCACCCACAGATATTTCTGTTTTGGTTACTGGAGAAAGTGGTGTTGGTAAAGAAAGTATTCCAAAAATAATACATTCTTTATCACATAGAAAACATGCAAAATATATTGCTGTAAACTGTGGCGCAATTCCAGAAGGAACCATAGATAGCGAACTTTTTGGTCACGAAAAAGGATCTTTTACAGGAGCAACACAAGACAGAAAAGGCTATTTTGAAGTTGCAGATGGTGGAACTATTTTTTTGGATGAAGTGGGAGAGTTACCATTAACCACTCAAGTAAGATTGCTAAGGGTTTTAGAAAACGGTGAATTTATAAAAGTAGGTTCTTCAACCACACAAAAAACAAATGTTAGAATTGTTGCTGCAACCAATGTTAACATGCAACAAGCAATCGAAAAAGAACGCTTTAGAGAAGATTTGTATTATCGATTAAGCACTGTAGAAATTCATCTACCAGCTTTAAGAGAACGCAATGAAGATATTCATTTATTGTTTCGAAAATTTGCTTCAGATTTTGCTCAAAAATACAGAATGCCTTCTATTCGATTAGACGAAAGTGCTGTAAAAGAACTGCTTGGCTATCGATTTCCAGGAAATATTCGTCAATTAAAAAATTTAGCAGAACAAATTTCTGTAATCGAAGAAGGTAGAAATATTACAGGCGAAAAATTAAAACAATACTTACCCGATAATTCTGGCCATTTACCCGCAATTATTGGCGGTAAAAAAGAAAGCGATTTTTCTTCTGAAAGAGATATAATGTACAAAATACTCTTTGACATGCGTAACGACATCAACGATTTAAAGAAATTAACTTTAGATTTGATGAAAAAAAATGGTAATATTGAAGAAATCGAAGAAGAAAACCATCATTTATTAGAAAAAATTTACAGCGATAAAGAATTAAAAGAACACAATATCGAAGTTTTAAATATTCCACAAACATCACCCTCTAAAAAAGGGTATGATTTTATTGAGACCATAGAAGAAGACGAGAGTTTATCTTTGCAAGACAAAGAAATAGAAATGATTAAAAAATCTTTAGAAAAAAACAACAATAAACGTAAATTAGCCGCTAAAGAATTAGGCATCTCAGAAAGAACACTTTACAGAAAAATTAAACAATACGATTTATAA
- a CDS encoding LptE family protein yields the protein MKKLLYISTFIVSSLLFISCGIYSFTGGDVGNAKTIQVDYFQNQAQLIEPELSQQFTQELQDLFTRQTNLTLTSSNGDLYFSGEITSYRITPMSATSNQTAAQNRLTISVNVRYVNKLDEKKNFEQQFSFYSDYPATSQLTGGVKETAFKEILERITQDIFNASVGKW from the coding sequence ATGAAAAAACTCCTTTATATATCAACTTTTATAGTTAGCTCGCTACTATTTATTTCTTGCGGAATTTATAGTTTTACAGGAGGTGACGTAGGTAATGCAAAAACTATACAGGTAGATTATTTTCAGAACCAAGCACAGTTAATAGAACCCGAATTAAGTCAGCAATTTACACAAGAATTACAAGACTTATTTACGCGTCAAACAAATTTAACTTTAACTTCTTCTAATGGAGATTTGTATTTTAGTGGAGAAATTACAAGTTATAGAATAACACCAATGAGTGCTACTTCTAATCAAACAGCAGCACAAAATAGGCTAACAATTTCTGTAAATGTACGCTATGTAAACAAATTAGATGAGAAGAAAAATTTCGAACAACAGTTTTCTTTTTATTCCGATTACCCTGCAACATCTCAATTAACTGGAGGAGTAAAAGAGACCGCTTTTAAAGAAATTTTAGAAAGAATTACACAAGATATTTTTAATGCTTCTGTTGGAAAATGGTAG